One genomic window of Anguilla anguilla isolate fAngAng1 chromosome 13, fAngAng1.pri, whole genome shotgun sequence includes the following:
- the mdfic2 gene encoding myoD family inhibitor domain-containing protein 2 has protein sequence MAAQNSRANDEKGTDIMKGEEKSSLIKAGNVPPPMTDRVLSDMSVSGVRKLSVVSEYEPDKSDSHVDSHNSRGQRKCGGSSYSLPLRSDKRSTSFSSDVLSPSHQPDTGDDCAAILLTCLYCKFYEFLLLLPDTCERAMNRCCPSYQQFSSTREQTQSNDRNCDLEFDCGLFDACHDTSECLELAMEISEVCYR, from the exons ATGGCAGCGCAGAATTCAAGAGCAAATGACGAAAAAGGAACAGATATAATGAAAGGCGAAGAGAAAAGCTCTCTAATAAAAGCTG GAAATGTACCTCCCCCCATGACGGACAGAGTGCTGAGTGACATGTCAGTCAGTGGAGTGAGGAAGCTGAGCGTAGTCTCCGAATACGAGCCAGACAAGTCCGACTCGCACGTGGACTCCCATAATTCCCGGGGGCAAAGGAAGTGTGGTGGCTCCAGTTACAGTTTGCCCCTCCGTTCGGACAAGCGCAGCACTAGCTTCTCCTCGGatgtgctctctccctcccatcaGCCAGACACTGGAG ATGACTGTGCTGCCATTCTCCTGACGTGCCTCTACTGCAAGTTCTACGAGTTCCTGTTGCTGTTGCCTGACACCTGTGAGAGAGCTATGAACCGCTGCTGCCCCTCGTACCAGCAGTTCTCCTCCACGCGCGAGCAGACACAGAGCAACGACCGCAACTGCGACCTGGAGTTTGACTGTGGCCTGTTCGACGCCTGCCACGACACCAGTGAGTGCCTGGAACTGGCCATGGAGATCTCCGAGGTGTGTTACCGATGA